The genome window GCGATAATATACTATGCTCTTGGGTACGAAACTCGAACAAGTGGTACAAACTAAATTAATGTAAATATTTATTGACGAAAACCTCACATGGAAATAATCAAATCGAAAATGTATCAAAGAATGTATCAAGAAGTATTACAGGAGTACGTTGTGTGCTTAATCCTTGTCATCctagtcgggtatctaccaggctTTAATGTACAtccccccccaggactctaccaaaccaacttttctATCTCCCTTtgatggtcctataacacattcaagatctggttaacaagcacatcaaattatttctctcattgcaaggattcagaaaaagtatagtttgacctacctgcgacataccgttcttgagttataagcaaaaaggtcaaattttgggtggtggtcagtttttttggccacacaggggccaaaaattaaaaatgctccaatttgaacgaaattggtctcaaaaTGCTTGTTATGTACCAAttagtcaaataaggaatagttgtaaccatgtaggatgtttcgttacctaggaaacgtcacaacataggttgtggtcaataggctgtaatggggattgacctttatggccaattttgtcaataacgaagcattttagacagtgcaaacaattccttttttgacttgcttttgcatgacgagcaatttgagaccatttgcgttgaaatcggagcatttttaatttttggcccctgtgtggccaaaaaaactgaccaccgctcaaaatttgacctttttgcttataactcaagaacggtaagtcgcaggtaggtcaaactatactttttctgaatctttgcaatgagaggaataatttggtgtgcttgttaaccagatttgagcaactttgaaatttgacccctgtgttgacctataaccttgaatatggccggagtgccgggacgggacatattttttgttaacatcttgaatgtgttataggaccataaaaggaagctaaaaaagttggtttggtagagtcctgggggatgcacattaaagcctggtagatacccgactatCCGGAGATATTTCTGGAACACCGCTACCAGACGCAGTGGCGtatcgtggccgctcctaccccgggggctgaagaaaattcaattttgccgccccttcatcaacagcccgaaaaggttgacccaatttttttacggtggtttgaaaaagtgaagagcaaaaaaattttgatgcatAGTACCATTCATTTTttgtaaattcaatgttttatgcttTTTCCCAATTCTTTCCGCCCttctttctttactaattctttttgccgccccttctttttgccgcccctctgTTTGCCGCCCcctcattttggccgcccctgcttttaccccggggactggcgccccaaagcccccaaaaaaaaaatactcgcATGATGAGACGGAGGGGGTTGCAACCCTTACGAATATTTTGTACAcaacttttatttgtttaaacTTATTTGAAACAGCAACCAACTTGGATTTCAAtattattagagtcacgcggtagccgtgaccagcaagtttttttaaaaaaagactgttaaagaagactaataagatgctcccgcgagactatatttacacctaacattaaaacacttgacttatATTGTTCtatccgagttcgaaacccgatgaccaactgggtgttttttttcaatattgtattaaacaataattttattgtcattaatcaaggataacacaattttaatcatccagtgctattgtgacattattttatcaaagcaagatgtttgattctcaggtttattatttattatattaagggcctatttaaaaaaaacaacctatagtgcagccgctagcagaacaaataataaaagaaacctctttattactttctttatttatttaaatctgaacaacacaacaatctgaataacacaagaaactagatcaggttaccaatattttctcatttaaataaagttctgtcctaccacggggcgattcgcatgataattggacaataaaacatgtaatatgtatgaatggttgttgaatcgatcttgagacatgtccctctgtcatcttcagctatcgtagaaccgtattcctacatgactgtcatttcaattgttataccgttccggttggtttgttgcatacactctataggtgtgaacaattgttccactaatatggaaggccagcagggacaaaaacgtatccaaaaagagacaaccaaatatggaaggccattaaagtcatacgtaaagacaaattagcaaagcggcaaaaatacacaaaggcctattgaaaggagggactgtccccaccacagacacacagatCAACTTGGCACAGTctataggaatgtgcaacaagattttccacaattttgatagccaacaagctgaagctatttaattaaccctcgatagagagcagggcttgaagaatgagggaaattaaaatcacaaaccgcgaaagaccgccaacaaccgccgctcaatagggatatcaaactatattgccccgcagggctagaaagaaccacaaaccgcgaaatatggatatccaaccagtttaaaagacatattagccaccgatagaggccagggcctgaacaagtagagaaattaaaaccacaaaccgcgaaagaacgccaaaaaccgccgctcactagggatatccaactagattgacccgcagggctacaaagaaccacaaatcgcgaaatttggatatccaacaaattaaaaccacaaactgcgaaagacaaccaacaaccgccgctcaatagagacatccagctatattgctccgcagggcttcaaaaaccacacactgtgaagtatagttacccaacaagcttaaactataaattaacccccgatagagggtagggcataaagaatgagggaaatcaaaaccacaaaccgcgaaagaccgccaacaaccgccgcttaatagggaaatccaactagatctataaatctaaataactatcaactgcaaaatttggatatccaactagattgcccgcagggctacaaagaaccacaccacgaagtatagttatccaacgagcttaaactataaattaacccccgatagagggtagggcatgaagaatgagggaaattaaaactacaaaccgcgaaagaccgccaacaaccgccgcttaatagggaaatccaacttgattgccccgcagggctacaaagaactatcaaccgcgaaatttggatatccaactatccacaatcattaaaacataattatcttgctaagtcgtggcacttagacgcttccgcagtataagccttgctacatagtttcaatttgaagtaaatcggactgactctgtgtctcgctggcaccgtcaacattgggtatgtgttgttcatatttacatattcttagttgccttgaataattaaagtatataaaaatgtatatgtatccctattaacattacagtcacgcggtagcagtgaccagcaagttttcaaaataaacggctgataaagttttattaaattatttactgtcataaatcaaggataacataatttcaaacatctatttttagttttattcgttttatggagtacttcgtaacccgatgactttccaagcttagagctgcttggctacattcataaaaagaaagaaaatccaccaaaaaacgttgacaacgtaaagaaagcagcaagtttaaaagcccccacctcggctcactttttgaaacttggtcccattttgaatatcaacagcaaatcggtgtttttaacgtttaaacaatagcatcattgccattaacatgcctacttgttattcgtttaattcaatcattggtcatgaacttaataattattataaaacaaaacatatataggatattggccaagaacaacataataacctttctgatcgttccagaatgctaacaacttaatatcgcatcggcacattaaagatacataacacttctggaaatgttttaagttgattatgacaaagattaaatcagtatcttttacaaatgggaccaagtttcaaaaagtgagccgaggtgggggctttttaaacttgctgctttctttacgttgtcaacgtttttttggtggattatgTACTTACAGAACACTGCAGAAACATTAcacaaaacaaatacatttttgaaaataattgatgCAATATTTTCCAACAgcaaaattatgattattttacaAACATTGTACAAAGTGATATTGAAATGTTTCCTTGCTAacctttttaaaaatcaatacatTTAGCTCTCACATTTTAGATAAAAAACTTGTCAGTCTCTCAGCCGACATAATTTCAAAATGACTGTTGATATctaaaataataatcataatgtaGTAACAACAATATTTGTAGTTATATTTCGATCACAATTTTAGATTTTAGTTCATCGAAAGAATTTATTGTaattatagttttcagcagagaacttcagcggtctgccaatttgacGCAGTTTATGGCGCATACTAAACTGtcgttctgattggctaattgaatcacgtcataatcacatcggcacctcattcgctggtcaagctgtgtagcaacgCGTGACCTAGTGCTTTTTACGCGATGATCAGACAGGTATAGCAAAACAAGAAGTGAAATGCATTTTCATTAAGTTGTAAACAAAACATACACCAGTATCAAATATTCTACAGGGACaagaaaatcatgcaaaattttatttgatgATTATTTTTTATGTGATTGGTTTGTGATAAACTGAACGCCCCATAGCGTAGATTTGAATTCTTATTTTGATAACTTTATTCATTTTGATGAACTGAAATCTAAAATGGTGAAAGGCATTACAACACAATGAGTTAGCTTAGCTATTATGATATAAATGTACTTGGAATTTTGGCAACCAATGTTGAATGTTAGGTTCACTGCCAAAttgaaatgtatttattaatACAACAACTGAATTCCACCATTTCCATCATCCAAAATCATAAACAATATACTAAAACCCATGTTAGCATactattttttacaaatattgttcaTACGGGAAAAGACGGCAAAGATCACGTACATCTAATAGGGTTAAGTCACCTAAAACGGTCACGAAATTTCAATGGAATTCGTGACGTAATTATTTAAGATTTTATAGATTAACCTTAGGCATGTTAAGAGTCCGATATGAAAAACCCGAGGatattaaaatctgttttgttctTATACGTGCAATTTTAAGGCGTCCGAGGTAATATTTAGCATATCAACTTTAATTTAAATCTCAAAACATTTCACTGATGTTGTGTTCGCCACAAAAAGTAGCTTCTCGTCAGCAGACAACGCCATGCTGTATATATAGTCTGAAAACCCTTTCGTCACGCAATCGATGTATTTTCCAGAAGCAGAATAGCGATATACGGCGTATCCGTTGGCGCCGTCAGTGACAAACACCTCGTCTTCATCGCCGTCAACGCTGAAGCATTTGCTGATAACGAGACCGCAAGAAGTCCAAGATGAAACGCCAATCGGTGTCTGAAGTTTCGATAGAACCGTTCCTGCTTCGTCTATGATTTGAACATCACCGGTTGAGTAAGGACTGACAAGGATATTTCCCGTTGATGTGACTGCAAGAAACTGTGGCGCAATCGTCAACTTGATACTCGACAGATGCGTTCCGTCAAGCGAATGGCAACTTAAAAAATTGTGATTGACATTCCCAACAAGAACCTGTGTGTTCTTTGTGTTGATGGCTAACCCACGTAGACTGCTTGATCCATGAGTGTTGTAAGCAACATTATCAGGGGATACCGTGTGGAAGTATCGTTTATAAGTCCCTTGGAAGTCAAATATCTTCACGTATGGTGATGACGAGTCGGTGACGTAGAATGTATTGTTGGGGCCAACCTGAATGCACCATGGGTAGGATTGTCTCCCTGCGTCGACACCTACATTGACGTTGAATGCAGATTTAAATGCACCGTCGgcgttaaaaatcttaactttggCTGCGCTGTGATCCGTTACTGCAATATCTCTAGTTGGTGTGACGGCAACATCAAGTGCAAGGGAGAATTTTTCGTTTCCAACATTTCCGATTTCCATCTTCAAGACAGGTGTCTCATTTTTCAGCTCCCGTCTACGGCGTATACTACGCGACCATACCTGACCAATGATTATCTTGTCAGAATTCTGGACTGTGTTTTCGTCAAATTTTACATCAGTCAAATTCTTCCCAGTGTGAATAATCGACGCAGGCTCGACTCCAACGACATCATTTACCACAGTTTTCAGGGATCCGTAATCAGAAGCGACCTCAAAGTCAGATCCGCTGTCGTTCAGTAATTTGGTAACTGCCTTTACGGTTGATATCCGGGATATGATGGAGGTCAGCTGGTTATCTGCGGTCTTGATGGTTTCTAGACCTTCCTTCTCTATGTTGTTTAACTCCTGTTCAGTAGCCTTCTGTGCTTCATCGAGACGCTTCAAATAAGAAGACTTCAATTTCTGGACGGTATCTTTGATCTGGATCCTAGCTTCTGATACAGCTAGATCAAAATCACGTCTGATTTTACGGATTTCTTGCAAAGCTTTATTGACTTCTTCATCATTCTTCCCGCAGCTCTCTTGCATCTGTTGAAGCTGTTCCTTCTTCTCCTTGACGACCTGTTCCAACTCAGCTTGCTTATGTTCTGGATGACGATGTGTGATTACGACGCACTGACGACAGATGGGAACATCGCAGGTTTCACAGTAAAATAACAAAGCTTCACCTTTGTGTTTCACGCACATCTTCTGCTTAATAGCAGTGGCTTCCGGGAATTTCCCCTCGCGAAGCTCATCAAGGGTAACTACTGGGTGGTTTTTCAGGACTCGTAGTATTTTGTGCATAGTAACACAACGCTTACATAAGTAGTCGTCACATTCTGTACATCGGGCCACAGCGGTAGGTAGGTCAGACTTGACGCCTTGCTCTTCTGTAAAATATGTAAAACGGAATATTCTGATAGTagtgtttgtttttatttactcTAAGCATTGACTGTTACATTGTTCTAGAATTCCGAGTAGTACATTTCGTTAAATGTATTGTGTTggtaatagtaataatattacTATTTTGGGCCGATACAGATATTTGATCAAGGAtcaatcaatattattaccaacagttaaaaaaaaatggacacaTTATTTTACTGATGTGTCATACAGGAACTAAACTTGTAATACTGATTTATAGATTTTGGAAGGTTTTGGTAAAAGGTGGTCTTGTTCAACTTTGGGGTGCTGATTCCGAATCTTTTAAGTGCAATTTCATAAAAGTAGGTCCACAAAATGTGACACAAAAGGGTAGGTAGAACAGTGGTCAAATTGCTATTAAAGTTGgtcaaatttggttgaaaaccaaGTATTCTAGAGAGTGCAAACTATCCGTTAGCCAAAAGGGGGCAGACTGCCCCCCCTgacacaaaatgaaagaaaaaagtgaagaaaaaggGTAAGGAGTCCCTTTTCCAttaaaattcaccccgatcatgggtcaaaatagtgtaaaaaacgCACGCACATCGTTCCAATGAAGCcgtttttggaagctcgaagatatgtatagtctctctaaaaacaagaaatgcatgttgcaactgcaatttttttcagctgtgctcctgaaattttattttgcccacccccaccaagaaagctggctacgcccctggagaACTACAATGGgttaagtcacaaaatcatgaaaaatgagTTTTGAACTTCGTGTTTTAGAGCATTGGAACTGCATTATCTCGAAATGCACTCGATGTGATTTAATCCCCTTGGTTAGGAGGTCTTTAATTTGAGACCAGATTGGTAATTTAAGCAAACAGGCATAATTATTAGTTAAAAACCATACCTTCCTCGCCGACGCCAGCACAAGCAGTGCAATGAATGATTTCTTCTGACATCAATTGCATCTGCATAGCCTTCTGCTCAGTTAACCGATGAACAATCGCCAGTGGTTGCCATTCTTTCAAGCCACCTGGTGGTATGTCAAATTCTTCTCCACATTCAACACATTTCACTTTGCTGTTGGGTAATGAGTCGGTGGCGTGTCCTTCTAAGCAGATTTCGCAGTAGCTGTGCAAGCATGGAAGAGTCTTTGGAGAGTTTAGAGGTTGATGGCATTTACTGCACTTGGTCAGGTCATACGATTGGGTAACCAATGACGCAGCCATGATTAGGCCCCctaatcataaaaataataataataataatcataataataataataataataataataataataataataataataataataataataacactaataataacggTCTCGTGCgtttatcttgacgaatgcactcTGCTCGGTGAATTATCCTTTTCATAAGGGTATAGGTCTTGCCAATAATTACGATAATTTAACAAAAACAACGTCAATTTCCTACTTTGACATAGGCCTGCgtattaaatatattaatatgCAAGACCCTTTCCGAGCCAGCTTTCCCTTCTAAAAGgagtttattaaatttattacaaTACATTTTTAGGGAATTGTAAAGCTTGAAAGGGGATCAAAAATTCTCATATTGTGTTTTCTCTCCTACTACTACAactacacacaaacaaacaaaaaccctgGACAAAAAACAACTTACTTTTAGAGCTGTAGGCTAGATGTTGTCGAGAAGTGTTGTCCAAGTTATTCCGAGACGTTTTCTTTCAAAAATGTGTAATCGTACTATAAAATAATGCAATAGAATCTTGTACAGCTTTGTACACAGGCATTTGTAAGCAAATAAATGCAGGTTTATCAATAAAAGCGAACTATGAACCAATGCAAACAATGACCCAAGATGTTGGTTCAAATCATGACGGAAAGCTACACAAGACATGCGAAATGCAGAGGGTAATGTTAAAGCAATTACTTGAAAATTCAGCTGTATGCCTGTGGTCATTTAGACTGTTAGACCATGGTTAGACATAGTAGTGAATTTAATTTGCCAAAACTTCTGAAAGACGTGGTGTCACTTTTGGTTGATACGTATAGCTATGTATTCGGCAAAATATGAAATCGTTTTTTATCACGTTTATTATCTCGATCTATGTCTTTTACACGCTTCCGTAAATTTCCATAGCGGGGACTTCCCCATACATTTTCCGCTCACGCAAATGCTGCCTGCCTGTACACTATAAGAGCTCTAATATATAGGTTAACATGTGAAATAATCAGTCTCAGATATCGCCGTTTACCTTATTGGTTGTACGCTATTAAATGACTTTTATTGTTAATTTAATAATTGATAATATCTAGTTGCATGTATGTTTTCATAGATGATAGGAGGCTGATAAAGAGTGTTACTATATCAAATTATGGGCGGTGCAATAATATACTATGCTCTTGGGTACGAAACTCAAACAAGTGGTACAAACTAGATTTAGGTCTATGGGAATATTATTAAAATTGACGAAAAGCTCACATGGAAATAATCACATCGACAATGTATCGAAGAATATATCAAGAAGTATTATTACTAAAAACAGagaaagaggcttacgcatcatacactggaatatggaaacattcaaacattacaaactagcgcacgagatcaaattaatgatgcttaaattaattaatcgttatacttaatatatcaatatacaggggaaagaccaattacgcatcgcacactagcacatttaaacatgaatttacaaatggaaacataacatgcataggcagatataccagagtaaaaactcccgacatacctgcctgtgcgagTACTATTAGTACTTTGTGCGCTTAATCCTTGTCATCCGAAGGCATTTATGCAACACCTCTATGAAACGAAGAGGGTTGCAACCCTTACGAATGTTTTGTACCAAACGTTTGCCAAACCAACGTATAGTTATGGATCTACTCTATCCATTGATACCAAATTAAGGGATGTAGCTATAGGAAttaagaccaaacaaacatattcttgtttatgccgtaatattgtagtctttcaaccctttcacaacttcagctgtgtaacttacaaaaattcccgctaaaaaggggttcttttaattttagaaaatacattaaaaatcgcattggactttttgtactgatcgtactataaatgaccacactattcgctgtcgtagtccgacgtcacttcctgccgaggtcacaactacttccgtagtgatggatcaagcggttgcataacaacgctatctacgctgtacacgtcgatgttcttcagtttgaaaatcaagttttagccatttcttatggacttcactgcctagtaagcttttgcaaggtgttttccttctgaaatcatgtggtttcaggtcttaaatatgactggtaatttaaaattttgatatttaaacccATATACGGTATGCGGAAAACTTCACAGTCCGGGCGGCGCTTGCATTCGcattaaacaggcaaagttcgctaaactgacgcCTGCTTCaattcaattgccaacctttatcgaggggcaagtttgaggtttcatagtcatctattacctatgccatttttcaccccgatgtggcagtgctgccacatcagggtgaaaaaaatggtattgaacatcgcaaaccagccaaatttgtcataggtttaatagctagtagaaaaaccgtgaatatagtgtcagaaagtatCACACATCTTACCATAAGCTTGTCGTTAATGTGACACCGAATGCGgcgccatttttggaatatattcggACATGGTGTgggcaaatatttggtcaaatgtaggctaagtaggcctaaatcatgaaaatcgcttaatcggaataataccaaccagcaacGAACATCGAGACAACActacgtgagaagtttggggtaagtaaaACTTTTCGTTGTAAAAAGCAGtcctttttatcacaacgcgatatattaaaaaagtacattttgagagggcctacgctggttcttttgattctagtttaaaatctgttcatcacctgcagtccgatttggtatctatggtttcatcaaagtcttgggaactaatgtggatggtattttggttaacaaaaacgatactgttaaaaatatcggtatttatgcaagcgacatttctagtgtgtgaaatgcattgaaaattgtcggctaaagagtgcataaaataaaatcgcgaagagtaatatcaacaataactatctacattctaAGCGGAaatgcttttcaaaaacataccacctttttcgggaaatcgctgaaaccgaaatatgaaattccaggccatctgtaaaaaagtgcgtgagcagaaatgaccatgaacttgggtcaccgaaacaaatgtttatattggtgtcaggcctttcatagtgatacaacaattagcccccgataatggctttcatttgaaccattATTTGTTAATCTGCAATTTTTACTTTAtgagaaattaatgaacgtaTCAAAACACTTTTCgcaaatcaatttaaaattgcCTAACCCGTTAAGTGCCATCAGTACCTATCCATATTATGTCATTATGACATCAGCATGTGAGTGCACCCAACCCAAGAAATATGGAAAATCTATTGGACACAAAAATGGACCAAAATCGGTTGATGGCTAAAAATATCATAGAAAAATAAGACTTTTGCCATTAGCTAAATATGCAAGGAAGTCcctattttaatttaaatatcaagtttaaaatatatatacCCTAGAACATTTGCATTAGAGCAAAAACGATAAACACATAATGGTAGGGATGCATCCACCA of Amphiura filiformis chromosome 14, Afil_fr2py, whole genome shotgun sequence contains these proteins:
- the LOC140169033 gene encoding uncharacterized protein; the protein is MAASLVTQSYDLTKCSKCHQPLNSPKTLPCLHSYCEICLEGHATDSLPNSKVKCVECGEEFDIPPGGLKEWQPLAIVHRLTEQKAMQMQLMSEEIIHCTACAGVGEEEEQGVKSDLPTAVARCTECDDYLCKRCVTMHKILRVLKNHPVVTLDELREGKFPEATAIKQKMCVKHKGEALLFYCETCDVPICRQCVVITHRHPEHKQAELEQVVKEKKEQLQQMQESCGKNDEEVNKALQEIRKIRRDFDLAVSEARIQIKDTVQKLKSSYLKRLDEAQKATEQELNNIEKEGLETIKTADNQLTSIISRISTVKAVTKLLNDSGSDFEVASDYGSLKTVVNDVVGVEPASIIHTGKNLTDVKFDENTVQNSDKIIIGQVWSRSIRRRRELKNETPVLKMEIGNVGNEKFSLALDVAVTPTRDIAVTDHSAAKVKIFNADGAFKSAFNVNVGVDAGRQSYPWCIQVGPNNTFYVTDSSSPYVKIFDFQGTYKRYFHTVSPDNVAYNTHGSSSLRGLAINTKNTQVLVGNVNHNFLSCHSLDGTHLSSIKLTIAPQFLAVTSTGNILVSPYSTGDVQIIDEAGTVLSKLQTPIGVSSWTSCGLVISKCFSVDGDEDEVFVTDGANGYAVYRYSASGKYIDCVTKGFSDYIYSMALSADEKLLFVANTTSVKCFEI